A genome region from Cucumis sativus cultivar 9930 chromosome 4, Cucumber_9930_V3, whole genome shotgun sequence includes the following:
- the LOC101213468 gene encoding uncharacterized protein LOC101213468 isoform X2: MGSSGSKSSSSSLPAPETLSCSGRIRRGRSKGRRVFQSACLGTSSGSHHSDNDDNDSESENKKNAHDYSSTNQTAQALDQMKVEGYRRVKAEESVEMPCISSNATLNGWDQAGVAVTAPRAGSTSARVSSLQSLNTSSNFLSRFSFIPGNVSFRLSRASSLGSSRSYPVSSTNLSMLNDENEPPLSDRPARGLNGQDETQQGRDLLPASVASETHTQCYGDSPASFRLNTQPSGLSDNLQENQSVSSTHDMAGACDNFGVGSGSLSHPRTLPENESSEIRQSDRRTGSREPVERNFRFSRTLSVGRLRDRVLRRSSLSDFTFCPPQQEGDERDASHSGDDQHVWTAETRGLASEDNVMSSPTTSGFQASSLSSSIFSTQDFEVDTTRPREARYHDLLEHRSNFLERRRRIRSQVRALQRLGSRFENLSGHERSCILSGQHRTGHCTCRINNRDTNINDNTSARASISRIVMLAEALFEQSVVLSSRPASSIGSLPAPNDVVDSLPVKFHSKLQKHQSEEAAQCYICLVEYEEGDSMRVLPCHHEFHTTCVDKWLKEIHRVCPLCRGDICSRSDALSDDVK; this comes from the exons ATGGGATCCAGTGGAAGTAAATCGTCGAGTAGTTCGCTGCCGGCGCCGGAGACTCTCTCCTGTTCTGGGAGAATCCGGCGGGGGAGATCCAAAGGCCGGAGAGTTTTTCAGTCTGCTTGCCTTGGTACCTCCTCTGGATCGCACCATAGCGACAATGACGATAAT GATTCTGAAAGTGAGAACAAAAAGAATGCTCATGATTATTCATCTACAAATCAGACTGCTCAAGCATTAGATCAGATGAAAGTTGAGGGCTACAGAAGGGTAAAAGCTGAGGAATCTGTTGAAATGCCTTGCATATCATCGAATGCTACACTTAATGGATGGGATCAAGCAGGTGTTGCTGTTACAGCCCCCAGAGCTGGAAGCACCTCTGCTCGTGTATCTTCCCTGCAATCGTTGAACACTTCGAGTAACTTCCTTTCTCGCTTTAGTTTCATTCCTGGTAATGTAAGCTTTAGACTTAGTAGAGCAAGCAGCTTAGGATCATCTAGATCTTATCCTGTGTCTTCAACAAATCTCTCGATGTTGAATGATGAAAACGAGCCTCCTCTATCAGACAGACCTGCTAGAGGCTTGAATGGTCAAGATGAAACTCAACAAGGTAGGGACTTGCTTCCTGCATCAGTAGCTAGTGAAACTCATACTCAATGTTATGGAGACAGTCCTGCTAGTTTTAGGTTAAATACACAACCTTCTGGTCTTTCTGATAACTTACAAGAGAATCAGTCAGTTTCTTCTACCCATGACATGGCTGGTGCTTGTGATAATTTTGGAGTAGGGTCAGGAAGCCTTTCCCATCCTCGAACTCTACCTGAAAACGAAAGCAGTGAGATTAGACAATCTGACAGGCGGACTGGATCTAGAGAACCGGTTGAGCGGAATTTTCGTTTTAGTCGGACACTTAGTGTTGGAAGACTCCGTGATAGAGTTCTTCGGAGATCATCATTATCTGACTTCACATTTTGTCCTCCTCAACAAGAGGGAGATGAGAGAGATGCAAGTCATAGTGGCGATGACCAACATGTATGGACTGCTGAGACAAGGGGTTTGGCATCTGAAGATAATGTTATGAGCTCACCAACAACATCAGGTTTTCAAGCTTCTAGTCTATCCAGTTCCATTTTCAGCACCCAAGATTTTGAAGTGGATACTACCCGACCTAGAGAAGCTAGATATCATGATTTGCTGGAACACAGATCAAATTTCCTtgaacgaagaagaagaatacgGTCCCAG GTTCGTGCCCTACAGCGGCTGGGAAGTCGCTTTGAGAACCTATCTGGGCATGAGAGATCATGTATATTATCCGGTCAGCATAGAACCGGTCATTGTACTTGTCGTATCAACAATCGTGacacaaatataaatgataacACCAGTGCTAGAGCCAGTATATCAAGAATTGTAATGTTAGCTGAAGCCTTATTTGAG CAATCTGTAGTTTTATCCTCCCGCCCTGCATCTTCTATTGGCTCTCTACCTGCACCGAACGATGTTGTAGATTCTTTGCCTGTTAAATTTCATTCCAAGTTGCAAAAGCATCAAAGCGAGGAAGCTGCCCA ATGCTACATATGCCTGGTCGAGTACGAGGAAGGAGATAGCATGAGAGTCTTGCCTTGCCATCATGAGTTTCACACCACATGTGTCGACAAATGGCTGAAGGAGATTCACAG GGTATGTCCACTTTGTCGAGGAGACATATGCAGCAGATCTGATGCGTTGTCAGACGATGTCAAGTGA
- the LOC101214431 gene encoding pectin acetylesterase 8 isoform X1: MKKMGSEKFGLWLFFVASVQFFLKAQCINVGITYVQDAVIKGAVCLDGSPPAYHFSDGFGSGINNWLIQLEGGGWCNNVTTCLQRRDTRLGSSKKMVTQLAFSGILSNKPQFNPDFYNWNRIKVRYCDGSSFTGDVEAVDSATNLHFRGARVFRAIIDNLLAKGMKNAKNAILSGCSAGGLSSILHCDNFKSLLPPTTKVKCLSDAGYFINAKDVSGAQHIEGFYSDVVTTHGSAKNLPISCTSKMKPEMCFFPQNVVQLIQTPIFLVNAAYDSWQIKNILAPGVADPHGTWHECKLDIKNCSPIQLRTMQDFRVQFLSALNGVGSSLSRGLFIDSCYAHCQTEMQETWLRTDSPVLSKTTIAKAVGDWFFDRAPFQKIDCPYPCNPTCHNRIFEAKDHLE; this comes from the exons AT GAAGAAGATGGGGAGTGAAAAGTTTGGGCTATGGCTATTTTTTGTTGCTTCTGTACAGTTTTTCCTTAAAGCACAGTGTATTAATGTAGGAATTACTTATGTTCAAGATGCTGTTATCAAAGGAGCTG TTTGTTTGGATGGAAGTCCTCCAGCTTATCACTTCAGCGACGGGTTTGGCTCTGGGATCAATAATTGGTTGATTCAACTCGAG GGAGGAGGCTGGTGCAACAATGTCACAACTTGCCTCCAACGCAGGGACACTCGTTTAGGATCGTCTAAGAAAATGGTAACCCAGCTTGCGTTCTCGGGAATTTTGAGCAATAAACCGCAATTCAATCCAG ATTTCTATAACTGGAACAGAATCAAGGTTCGATACTGTGATGGATCTTCTTTTACTGGAGACGTTGAAGCCGTTGATTCT GCTACCAATCTCCATTTCAGGGGAGCAAGAGTTTTTCGTGCCATCATCGATAACCTACTCGCCAAGGGAATGAAGAATGCAAAAAAC GCTATTCTCTCGGGTTGCTCAGCGGGTGGATTAAGTTCCATTTTGCATTGTGATAACTTTAAATCTCTACTTCCTCCTACTACTAAAGTGAAGTGCCTCTCAGATGCAGGATACTTCATCAACGC GAAAGACGTCTCTGGAGCACAACACATCGAAGGCTTCTACAGCGATGTAGTTACCACCCAT GGTTCTGCCAAGAACTTGCCTATATCATGCACGTCAAAAATGAAACCTGAGATG TGTTTCTTTCCTCAAAATGTGGTTCAGCTCATTCAGACTCCAATATTTCTTGTAAACGCAGCTTATGACTCATGGCAG ATAAAGAACATACTGGCACCTGGTGTTGCTGATCCACACGGTACTTGGCACGAATGCAAGCTCGACATCAAAAACTGCTCACCAATTCAGCTTCGTACTATGCAGG ACTTCAGGGTTCAGTTTTTGAGTGCATTGAATGGGGTTGGAAGTTCTTTATCAAGAGGATTGTTCATAGATTCTTGCTATGCCCACTGCCAAACCGAAATGCAGGAGACGTGGTTACGAACGGACTCTCCCGTGCTGAGTAAGACG ACCATTGCAAAGGCAGTTGGAGACTGGTTTTTCGATAGGGCTCCGTTCCAGAAGATCGATTGTCCTTACCCGTGCAACCCGACTTGCCACAACCGCATCTTCGAAGCAAAAGACCACCTCGAATAA
- the LOC101214431 gene encoding pectin acetylesterase 8 isoform X3 codes for MGSEKFGLWLFFVASVQFFLKAQCINVGITYVQDAVIKGAVCLDGSPPAYHFSDGFGSGINNWLIQLEGGGWCNNVTTCLQRRDTRLGSSKKMVTQLAFSGILSNKPQFNPDFYNWNRIKVRYCDGSSFTGDVEAVDSATNLHFRGARVFRAIIDNLLAKGMKNAKNAILSGCSAGGLSSILHCDNFKSLLPPTTKVKCLSDAGYFINAKDVSGAQHIEGFYSDVVTTHGSAKNLPISCTSKMKPEMCFFPQNVVQLIQTPIFLVNAAYDSWQIKNILAPGVADPHGTWHECKLDIKNCSPIQLRTMQDFRVQFLSALNGVGSSLSRGLFIDSCYAHCQTEMQETWLRTDSPVLSKTTIAKAVGDWFFDRAPFQKIDCPYPCNPTCHNRIFEAKDHLE; via the exons ATGGGGAGTGAAAAGTTTGGGCTATGGCTATTTTTTGTTGCTTCTGTACAGTTTTTCCTTAAAGCACAGTGTATTAATGTAGGAATTACTTATGTTCAAGATGCTGTTATCAAAGGAGCTG TTTGTTTGGATGGAAGTCCTCCAGCTTATCACTTCAGCGACGGGTTTGGCTCTGGGATCAATAATTGGTTGATTCAACTCGAG GGAGGAGGCTGGTGCAACAATGTCACAACTTGCCTCCAACGCAGGGACACTCGTTTAGGATCGTCTAAGAAAATGGTAACCCAGCTTGCGTTCTCGGGAATTTTGAGCAATAAACCGCAATTCAATCCAG ATTTCTATAACTGGAACAGAATCAAGGTTCGATACTGTGATGGATCTTCTTTTACTGGAGACGTTGAAGCCGTTGATTCT GCTACCAATCTCCATTTCAGGGGAGCAAGAGTTTTTCGTGCCATCATCGATAACCTACTCGCCAAGGGAATGAAGAATGCAAAAAAC GCTATTCTCTCGGGTTGCTCAGCGGGTGGATTAAGTTCCATTTTGCATTGTGATAACTTTAAATCTCTACTTCCTCCTACTACTAAAGTGAAGTGCCTCTCAGATGCAGGATACTTCATCAACGC GAAAGACGTCTCTGGAGCACAACACATCGAAGGCTTCTACAGCGATGTAGTTACCACCCAT GGTTCTGCCAAGAACTTGCCTATATCATGCACGTCAAAAATGAAACCTGAGATG TGTTTCTTTCCTCAAAATGTGGTTCAGCTCATTCAGACTCCAATATTTCTTGTAAACGCAGCTTATGACTCATGGCAG ATAAAGAACATACTGGCACCTGGTGTTGCTGATCCACACGGTACTTGGCACGAATGCAAGCTCGACATCAAAAACTGCTCACCAATTCAGCTTCGTACTATGCAGG ACTTCAGGGTTCAGTTTTTGAGTGCATTGAATGGGGTTGGAAGTTCTTTATCAAGAGGATTGTTCATAGATTCTTGCTATGCCCACTGCCAAACCGAAATGCAGGAGACGTGGTTACGAACGGACTCTCCCGTGCTGAGTAAGACG ACCATTGCAAAGGCAGTTGGAGACTGGTTTTTCGATAGGGCTCCGTTCCAGAAGATCGATTGTCCTTACCCGTGCAACCCGACTTGCCACAACCGCATCTTCGAAGCAAAAGACCACCTCGAATAA
- the LOC101210791 gene encoding anthranilate N-benzoyltransferase protein 1 produces MELISIQPKLHVTFTNKSIVKPTNNPFSESESDSPILHLSNLDLLSGRFPITYFYFYRRPTTNSSTGIIDALKISLAKTLNHYYPFAGKIVQNPTTNEPEIICNNFGALVVEAKANLPLNALNFHDLNELLQEKLVTVNPDFPLQIQITSYTCGGISITFTFDHALGDATAFGKFLLAWSEISRGKQISTIPDHRRSILPRSPPTYHPDLNNTMVKCTMEDINNIPTLKKLIKRLYYIDQTSIDQLQKLGSSNGVKRTKIEAFSAYVWKKMVSAMGTEHTKCKMGWLVDGRSRLGGDRNYMSDYIGNVLSVVFGEASIEELKCSSIAEIADVVHEAISKATNKAHFLDLVDWIECHRPGLMMSRIVLGLGGPGLVVSSGQRFPVSELDFGFGGPVLGTVGSTIERIGVSYMNQRPSAKGDGSWTVSAILEPELAATLELDSVFQPMTTTLLQL; encoded by the coding sequence ATGGAACTCAtttcaatccaacccaaaCTCCATGTTACATTCACCAACAAATCCATCGTCAAACCCACTAACAATCCCTTCTCGGAATCGGAATCCGACTCGCCCATTTTGCATCTCTCAAATCTCGATCTCCTCTCCGGCCGTTTTCCTATCACATATTTTTACTTCTATCGCCGTCCCACGACCAACTCCTCCACCGGCATCATCGACGCTCTCAAAATTTCCCTCGCAAAAACCTTAAATCATTACTATCCATTTGCAGGTAAAATTGTCCAAAATCCAACAACGAACGAACCTGAAATCATTTGCAATAACTTCGGTGCTTTGGTAGTAGAAGCAAAGGCTAATCTTCCATTAAACGCCTTGAATTTTCATGATCTCAACGAATTACTCCAGGAAAAACTCGTCACTGTAAATCCAGACTTCCCTctccaaattcaaatcacGAGTTACACTTGCGGCGGAATTTCAATTACATTCACATTCGATCATGCGCTTGGTGACGCAACTGCATTTGGAAAATTCCTCCTCGCATGGTCAGAAATCTCTAGAGGAAAACAAATTTCCACCATACCAGATCATCGGAGAAGCATTCTCCCTCGTTCTCCGCCGACTTACCATCCAGATTTGAACAATACGATGGTGAAATGCACCATGGAAGACATAAACAATATTCCGACATTGAAGAAGCTAATCAAGAGACTCTATTACATCGATCAAACGAGCATCGATCAACTGCAGAAGCTTGGGAGTTCGAACGGAGTTAAGAGGACGAAAATCGAAGCGTTCTCTGCATATGTGTGGAAAAAAATGGTTTCCGCCATGGGAACAGAGCATACGAAGTGTAAAATGGGATGGTTAGTCGATGGGAGAAGTCGATTAGGAGGAGATAGGAACTACATGTCGGATTACATAGGGAACGTCTTGTCGGTTGTGTTTGGAGAGGCAAGtattgaagaattgaaatgTAGTTCCATAGCGGAGATTGCTGACGTGGTTCATGAGGCGATTTCTAAGGCGACGAACAAGGCCCATTTCTTAGACTTGGTTGATTGGATCGAGTGTCATAGGCCTGGGCTTATGATGTCGAGGATTGTATTGGGGCTTGGTGGGCCGGGCCTTGTAGTGTCATCGGGACAAAGGTTTCCAGTTTCGGAATTAGACTTTGGATTTGGAGGGCCAGTGCTTGGAACTGTGGGGTCGACTATAGAGAGAATTGGGGTTAGCTATATGAACCAAAGGCCGAGTGCTAAAGGGGATGGATCGTGGACTGTGTCTGCCATCTTGGAGCCTGAATTGGCTGCTACTTTGGAGTTGGATTCTGTGTTTCAACCCATGACAACGACTCTCCTTCAACTTTAA
- the LOC105435190 gene encoding uncharacterized protein LOC105435190, with the protein MDWAFVHKAWDKWASGSIGTFGQPLKAALLINYDPTGPSRLLSTIAEQEGILLNPIELNQFVDFIKRDKPQNESFSIGLNQYIMTSVHENWFCARCMNTIKHAGEGVIIVQTTAFILIAMYDGSIAAASRAMAAADQLSWVLARKNF; encoded by the exons ATGGATTGGGCATTCGTCCACAAAGCTTGGGACAAATGGGCTTCCGGCAGCATTGGCACCTTCG GTCAGCCATTGAAAGCTGCTCTGTTGATTAATTATGACCCAACTGGGCCTTCCCGCTTGCTTTCAACCAT TGCAGAACAAGAAGGAATATTGCTTAATCCCATAGAACTGAATCAGTTTGTCGATTTCATCAAACGTGACAAACCCCAAAATGAGAGTTTCAGCATTGGCTTAAATCAAT ACATAATGACATCAGTTCATGAGAATTGGTTTTGTGCAAGGTGCATGAACACTATAAAGCATGCTGGTGAAGGTGTTATTATAGTGCAGACAACGGCATTTATTTTGATTGCTAT GTATGATGGTTCAATCGCAGCAGCATCTCGGGCGATGGCAGCAGCCGATCAGTTATCGTGGGTATTAGCCAGGAAAAATTTCTAG
- the LOC101213468 gene encoding uncharacterized protein LOC101213468 isoform X1, which produces MGSSGSKSSSSSLPAPETLSCSGRIRRGRSKGRRVFQSACLGTSSGSHHSDNDDNDSESENKKNAHDYSSTNQTAQALDQMKVEGYRRVKAEESVEMPCISSNATLNGWDQAGVAVTAPRAGSTSARVSSLQSLNTSSNFLSRFSFIPGNVSFRLSRASSLGSSRSYPVSSTNLSMLNDENEPPLSDRPARGLNGQDETQQGRDLLPASVASETHTQCYGDSPASFRLNTQPSGLSDNLQENQSVSSTHDMAGACDNFGVGSGSLSHPRTLPENESSEIRQSDRRTGSREPVERNFRFSRTLSVGRLRDRVLRRSSLSDFTFCPPQQEGDERDASHSGDDQHVWTAETRGLASEDNVMSSPTTSGFQASSLSSSIFSTQDFEVDTTRPREARYHDLLEHRSNFLERRRRIRSQVRALQRLGSRFENLSGHERSCILSGQHRTGHCTCRINNRDTNINDNTSARASISRIVMLAEALFEVLDEIHQQSVVLSSRPASSIGSLPAPNDVVDSLPVKFHSKLQKHQSEEAAQCYICLVEYEEGDSMRVLPCHHEFHTTCVDKWLKEIHRVCPLCRGDICSRSDALSDDVK; this is translated from the exons ATGGGATCCAGTGGAAGTAAATCGTCGAGTAGTTCGCTGCCGGCGCCGGAGACTCTCTCCTGTTCTGGGAGAATCCGGCGGGGGAGATCCAAAGGCCGGAGAGTTTTTCAGTCTGCTTGCCTTGGTACCTCCTCTGGATCGCACCATAGCGACAATGACGATAAT GATTCTGAAAGTGAGAACAAAAAGAATGCTCATGATTATTCATCTACAAATCAGACTGCTCAAGCATTAGATCAGATGAAAGTTGAGGGCTACAGAAGGGTAAAAGCTGAGGAATCTGTTGAAATGCCTTGCATATCATCGAATGCTACACTTAATGGATGGGATCAAGCAGGTGTTGCTGTTACAGCCCCCAGAGCTGGAAGCACCTCTGCTCGTGTATCTTCCCTGCAATCGTTGAACACTTCGAGTAACTTCCTTTCTCGCTTTAGTTTCATTCCTGGTAATGTAAGCTTTAGACTTAGTAGAGCAAGCAGCTTAGGATCATCTAGATCTTATCCTGTGTCTTCAACAAATCTCTCGATGTTGAATGATGAAAACGAGCCTCCTCTATCAGACAGACCTGCTAGAGGCTTGAATGGTCAAGATGAAACTCAACAAGGTAGGGACTTGCTTCCTGCATCAGTAGCTAGTGAAACTCATACTCAATGTTATGGAGACAGTCCTGCTAGTTTTAGGTTAAATACACAACCTTCTGGTCTTTCTGATAACTTACAAGAGAATCAGTCAGTTTCTTCTACCCATGACATGGCTGGTGCTTGTGATAATTTTGGAGTAGGGTCAGGAAGCCTTTCCCATCCTCGAACTCTACCTGAAAACGAAAGCAGTGAGATTAGACAATCTGACAGGCGGACTGGATCTAGAGAACCGGTTGAGCGGAATTTTCGTTTTAGTCGGACACTTAGTGTTGGAAGACTCCGTGATAGAGTTCTTCGGAGATCATCATTATCTGACTTCACATTTTGTCCTCCTCAACAAGAGGGAGATGAGAGAGATGCAAGTCATAGTGGCGATGACCAACATGTATGGACTGCTGAGACAAGGGGTTTGGCATCTGAAGATAATGTTATGAGCTCACCAACAACATCAGGTTTTCAAGCTTCTAGTCTATCCAGTTCCATTTTCAGCACCCAAGATTTTGAAGTGGATACTACCCGACCTAGAGAAGCTAGATATCATGATTTGCTGGAACACAGATCAAATTTCCTtgaacgaagaagaagaatacgGTCCCAG GTTCGTGCCCTACAGCGGCTGGGAAGTCGCTTTGAGAACCTATCTGGGCATGAGAGATCATGTATATTATCCGGTCAGCATAGAACCGGTCATTGTACTTGTCGTATCAACAATCGTGacacaaatataaatgataacACCAGTGCTAGAGCCAGTATATCAAGAATTGTAATGTTAGCTGAAGCCTTATTTGAG gttCTGGATGAAATTCACCAGCAATCTGTAGTTTTATCCTCCCGCCCTGCATCTTCTATTGGCTCTCTACCTGCACCGAACGATGTTGTAGATTCTTTGCCTGTTAAATTTCATTCCAAGTTGCAAAAGCATCAAAGCGAGGAAGCTGCCCA ATGCTACATATGCCTGGTCGAGTACGAGGAAGGAGATAGCATGAGAGTCTTGCCTTGCCATCATGAGTTTCACACCACATGTGTCGACAAATGGCTGAAGGAGATTCACAG GGTATGTCCACTTTGTCGAGGAGACATATGCAGCAGATCTGATGCGTTGTCAGACGATGTCAAGTGA
- the LOC101212987 gene encoding beta-amylase 8 produces the protein MSGSLNDDTFHQDLQSQANHASDYLSHQLQPPPPPRRPRGFAATAAAAMGPTTTTAATTGGKAKREREKEKERTKLRERHRRAITSRILAGLRQYGNFPLPARADMNDVLAALAREAGWVVEADGTTYRQSTPPSQSQGAAFPVRSGESPISSGSFKGCSIKAALDCQPSVLRIDESLSPASLDSVVITERDAKNEKYTALSPLNSAHCLEDQLIQDIRCRENESQFRGTPYVPVYVMLATGFISNFCQLIDPDGVRQELSHLQSLNVDGVIVDCWWGIVEAWNPQKYVWSGYRDLFNIIREFKLKVQVVMAFHASGGTESGDAFIKLPQWVLEIGKENPDIFFTDREGRRNKDCLSWGIDKERVLRGRTGIEVYFDFMRSFHTEFNDLFAEGLVSAIEVGLGASGELKYPSFSERMGWRYPGIGEFQCYDKYLQQSLRKAAGMRGHSFWARGPDNAGQYNSRPHESGFFCERGDYDSYYGRFFLQWYAQTLIYHVDNVLSLASLVFEETKFIVKIPAVYWWYKTSSHAAELTSGFYNPSNQDGYSPVFDVLKKHSVIVKLVCCGMPVAGQEVDDALADPESLSWQILNSAWDRGLTVAGENSLSCYDRDGYMRIIDMAKPRSDPDRHRFSFFAYRQPSALIQGAVCFPELDYFIKCMHGEIEGDMVPS, from the exons ATGAGCGGCAGCTTAAACGACGATACTTTCCATCAGGATCTTCAATCCCAAGCTAATCATGCCTCCGACTACTTATCGCATCAGCTTCAACCTCCCCCGCCGCCTCGTCGTCCTCGTGGTTTTGCCGCCACCGCTGCTGCTGCTATGGGACCGACAACTACCACAGCTGCTACTACCGGCGGTAAggcaaagagagagagagagaaagaaaaagagcgGACCAAGCTTCGCGAGCGCCATCGCCGAGCCATTACTAGTCGGATACTCGCGGGACTTCGCCAGTACGGTAACTTCCCACTCCCTGCTCGCGCGGATATGAACGATGTGCTGGCTGCACTTGCTAGGGAAGCTGGCTGGGTTGTCGAGGCTGATGGCACCACCTACAGGCAGTCCACTCCGCCTTCTCAGTCCCAAGGG GCAGCATTTCCTGTAAGGTCAGGTGAAAGCCCTATCTCATCCGGTTCTTTTAAGGGTTGCTCTATTAAAGCAGCATTAGATTGTCAGCCATCTGTTCTCCGAATTGATGAGAGTTTGTCTCCAGCATCTTTAGATTCAGTTGTGATCACGGAGAGAGATGCAAAGAATGAGAAGTATACAGCTTTGAGCCCTCTTAACTCTGCTCACTGCCTGGAAGATCAG CTTATACAAGATATTCGCTGTAGAGAGAATGAGAGTCAGTTCAGAGGCACTCCTTATGTTCCTGTTTATGTAATGCTTGCC ACTGGTTTCATAAGCAACTTCTGTCAATTGATTGATCCCGATGGCGTCAGACAGGAGTTAAGTCATTTGCAATCACTAAATGTCGATGGTGTTATTGTGGATTGTTGGTGGGGTATCGTTGAAGCTTGGAACCCACAAAAGTATGTGTGGTCTGGTTACAGAGACCTTTTTAACATCATACGTGAATTCAAGCTGAAAGTGCAG GTCGTGATGGCATTCCATGCATCTGGAGGAACTGAATCAGGGGATGCATTTATCAAGCTCCCACAATGGGTGCTCGAGATAGGGAAGGAGAACCCAGATATATTCTTTACAGATCGTGAAGGAAGGAGGAATAAAGATTGTCTATCTTGGGGAATTGACAAAGAGCGAGTTTTAAGAGGAAGAACCGGGATTGAG GTCTACTTTGACTTTATGAGAAGCTTTCATACGGAGTTCAATGATTTATTTGCTGAGGGTCTTGTCTCTGCAATTGAAGTAGGACTGGGAGCTTCTGGAGAGCTAAAATATCCTTCTTTCTCAGAAAGAATGGGATGGAGGTATCCTGGCATCGGTGAGTTTCAG TGCTATGATAAGTATCTACAACAGAGTCTACGCAAGGCTGCTGGCATGCGCGGTCACTCATTCTGGGCTAGGGGACCTGATAATGCCGGCCAATACAATTCTAGGCCACACGAATCAGGGTTCTTTTGTGAACGAGGTGACTATGATAGCTACTACGGCCGCTTTTTTCTCCAGTGGTATGCCCAGACGCTGATATATCATGTAGATAATGTATTATCTCTTGCAAGCCTTGTCTTTGAGGagacaaaatttattgttaag ATTCCTGCAGTTTATTGGTGGTACAAGACATCTAGTCATGCAGCAGAGCTCACCTCTGGGTTTTATAACCCCTCTAATCAAGATGGTTATTCCCCTGTTTTTGATGTTTTGAAGAAACACTCTGTAATAGTAAAACTCGTCTGCTGCGGCATGCCAGTTGCTGGTCAGGAAGTAGATGATGCGCTGGCTGATCCAGAAAGTTTGAGTTGGCAG ATATTAAATTCAGCCTGGGATCGAGGCTTGACTGTAGCTGGTGAAAATTCTCTTTCGTGCTATGATAGGGATGGATACATGAGAATCATCGATATGGCAAAACCAAGGAGTGACCCTGATCGCCAtcgtttctctttctttgcATATCGTCAGCCTTCTGCTTTGATTCAAGGAGCGGTTTGCTTTCCAGAGTTGGACTACTTCATTAAGTGCATGCATG GGGAGATAGAAGGCGATATGGTACCCAGTTGA